The Arthrobacter sp. OAP107 DNA segment AGAACTCGTTGGCCAACGTGGTCACGTGCGCGGCCATCGGTCCTCGAGTCAGACCGTCAGACCCCGATTTCGATCCGGAGGCGATGGAACACGAGCTCAAGCTGATGGATACTCCCGCTGCGGCCGCAAGTCCTAGGAAGGTGCGGCGGCCGACATCACTCGGGAAGATGTCGCTGCGAGCGATTTCGGCGATTCTTGATTCGATCGAGGGCATGTTCTTTCTCGTTTCGGTTGGGAGAGTAAAGCAGGTGGGGAATCTTCGGCCCGAGAGTCCGCAGCTTGGCGACGAGCGAAGGTTTCGGGGCCGGGGTGCAGATTGGCGGGCGCGCAAATGTGTGGTTAGGTCACGCGGTTGCATCCGGTGATGCGTGCGACCATCTCGCCGTACCCTGTCTGCACGTGGTTTGGGCCATTTATTGGCGAACGGGGGACTTTTCACTGGCTGCCGGAAGAGCACCCGCAGGTTCTTGGTTCCAGAATTCAATGATTTGTTCAAACATCTCTTCCGGACATTCTTCTGGCAGATGGTGGCCAATTCCGGCAAAAACATGGCCCCTGAGGTTTGGGGCGACGCCTTTCATTGTTTGATAAAGATTGTCCGCGTCTGCCAGCTCTCCTCCCAGCGCCAACGTCGGAGCCTCGATAATACGGCCGCTTCTAGCTGCGCTGGCTGATCTACCCTCCGGGCTGAAGACGTGCCTGTAATAGGCAAGGCCGGCTCGGACGGCCCCTGGTTTGGAGAACACGCGCAGGTACTCATCGAATGCCCTCGGCTCGATTGTCCACGTGCGGGCCAATTTGGCCGGGCCGAAGAACCAGGACAATAGCGTTCGTTCCCGCCCTTCGATCAGGGCCTCTGGCAGGCCATCTAGCCTGTTGAAGTAGAAATGCCACTGCCGGTGAACCATGCCCATGCCCGGGTAGCCGGCCGGAGGGGCAGGAGAAACTCCAGGTATGAAGGCGTCGGAAAGCACAAGGCGACGCACTTCTCCCGGGTAGGCGGCAGCGTGAGCATGCGCTATCCAACTGCCGGTGTCATGGCTGACCACGTCGACGCCCCGGCCGTGATCCAACCCGAGCCGGTTGATAAGGACATGGACATCCTGGGCCAGGGTTTCGAGGTCATAGCCCTGCGGCGGGGCATCGCTATCACCAAAGCCGCGGGTGTCCACCGCGTAGACCTGGCGGCCCGCAGCCACGAGCATCGGTATCAGGAACCTCCAGGTGTACCAGGTTTGCGGCCAGCCGTGCAGGAGAAGCACCGGATCACCCTCGCCTGCTACTGCATAGTGAAGGCGTACACCTTCGGCCACAGGTACCAGCCCATGCTGGATTTCGACAGGAATCGTGCATGAGGCACTGCCGGCGGGAGCTTTGTAAGGGGCGGTGAGCGGACCGAAGCTCTCGTAATTCGTGGTTTGTTCGGGATTTATCCGCACCCCTTCCAAAGGGCGTCCTGATCCCTTTTTTCCGTTTGCTGTAGAGGAAATGACTTCGTTCATAACGATCCTTTTTAAGAAAGGGATTGTGATTATCGGAACCGCGCGCATGGGTTGCATAGAGCTTTTCGCGTCGGGCTAGAACGTTCTAGGGTTGAGTGTAACCTGCAACGTTCTAGGGTGACAAGGGTTTTGGCTGCAACGTTCTAGAGTAGGTGTGGGACTAGCCCGGTCCCTCGTTTGAAAGGGGAGCCTTGTGGTACCAAAGGCGGAGACGACTGGCCGACCCACGATCACCGACGTAGCCGCGGAGGCTGGCGTTTCGACGTCCTTGGTCTCGCTTGTCATGCGCAATCTGCCAGGCGCGAGTCCGGCGAACCGAAAGCGCGTCTCGGAAGCGGCAGAACGCCTCGGCTATAGGCCGGATTCGCGAGCTCAGCGGCTACGCAAGAAGCAGACCGGCACGATAGGGGTTGTTGTCAATTTCGAGCATCCGTTCCATGCCGACATGATCGAGGCTCTCTACGCCGAGATCGGCTCTCGCTATGAATTGGCTATCAGCGCGGTAACCCCTGGTCGGAAGTTGGAGGAGGCGGTGGCAGGCCTCATCAACGAACGCTGTGACGTTCTCCTTTTTTTGGGCGTTGTGGCCACTGATGAGCAGCTGATGGCCTTTGACAAGGAACTTCCGTCCATCATGCTCCACCGGCGGCTTTCAGAGGGCACGATCGATACGGTGCGCGTGGACGACGTCGATGGAGGACGCATGGCAACAGAACATCTCCTGAGCCATGGGCACCGCCGGGTGCTCTACATAGACGGTTCAGGCAAGGCAGGATCAGACGACAGGTTGGCGGGCTTCATGGAAACGGTGGCAGGAAAGGGCTTGGCCGAATTCGCGACAGTCCTGCCGGGGGGTGAGAGCGAGGACGATGGTGCACGGGCGATGAGAGAGGTGCTCGCCATGCCCTCAGACGATCGCCCGACAGGAATTTTCGCGTACAACGATCGCTGTGCTCTGGGCGTGCTCTATACGGCAGTTCGAGCCGGTATTCGAGTACCTGACGAGCTCTCTGTCATCGGTTACGACGACAGCCGTATCTCCCGCCTGATTTCGGTCGGGATGACTACCATTCGACAAGACACCAAGAGTGTAGCCGGCAGCGCAGTAGCCCGGGCGATTGCCAGGATGCAAGAGCCTGCTCTCAGCGCGGTCGATCACGTACTACAGCCAACTTTGATTGTCCGATCAACAACAGCCGCTGCTCCCAACCCGGCCACCAAAGACATTTTGTAGCCGGCCCGAGCTCGGGCCTAGATGCTGATTCGCCTGATGCCTCCCCGTCAAAGGCATGCATCGTTGCCTGCGATGAAGTCCCGGAGAATATTCTCGAATAGCACCTGAACGTAGTCGAGCAGCGACCCTGCTGCGAAAGGAACCCACTTGAGGAAACGGGACGGTACCTTTACCCACCGGCCTGGGGCCTAACCGGCTTGCGTGTCGACCCGACGTACTGGAACGAAGAATCAACACCCCCGAGGATTGTTTCCCGGCAAGGTTAGCGGGCGTCGACTTCATGCGTTAGGCCGAAAGGAACGCTGGAGTGGAGTTCAAGGGAGAAGTCCGAGTCCGAGCGGCGGATCACCAGAATTCCGCAATGTGACTGCGATAGCGCGCCTTCACGGAGGCGTTCGAC contains these protein-coding regions:
- a CDS encoding alpha/beta hydrolase, which translates into the protein MNEVISSTANGKKGSGRPLEGVRINPEQTTNYESFGPLTAPYKAPAGSASCTIPVEIQHGLVPVAEGVRLHYAVAGEGDPVLLLHGWPQTWYTWRFLIPMLVAAGRQVYAVDTRGFGDSDAPPQGYDLETLAQDVHVLINRLGLDHGRGVDVVSHDTGSWIAHAHAAAYPGEVRRLVLSDAFIPGVSPAPPAGYPGMGMVHRQWHFYFNRLDGLPEALIEGRERTLLSWFFGPAKLARTWTIEPRAFDEYLRVFSKPGAVRAGLAYYRHVFSPEGRSASAARSGRIIEAPTLALGGELADADNLYQTMKGVAPNLRGHVFAGIGHHLPEECPEEMFEQIIEFWNQEPAGALPAASEKSPVRQ
- a CDS encoding LacI family DNA-binding transcriptional regulator — translated: MVPKAETTGRPTITDVAAEAGVSTSLVSLVMRNLPGASPANRKRVSEAAERLGYRPDSRAQRLRKKQTGTIGVVVNFEHPFHADMIEALYAEIGSRYELAISAVTPGRKLEEAVAGLINERCDVLLFLGVVATDEQLMAFDKELPSIMLHRRLSEGTIDTVRVDDVDGGRMATEHLLSHGHRRVLYIDGSGKAGSDDRLAGFMETVAGKGLAEFATVLPGGESEDDGARAMREVLAMPSDDRPTGIFAYNDRCALGVLYTAVRAGIRVPDELSVIGYDDSRISRLISVGMTTIRQDTKSVAGSAVARAIARMQEPALSAVDHVLQPTLIVRSTTAAAPNPATKDIL